From a region of the Procambarus clarkii isolate CNS0578487 chromosome 18, FALCON_Pclarkii_2.0, whole genome shotgun sequence genome:
- the LOC138366010 gene encoding involucrin-like yields the protein MPLQSVQYKIGLRRQCRHSARGHDLCPREGRPLSQQEGQVSQQEGQVSQQEGHVSQQVGQVSQQEGQVSQQVGQVSQLEGQVSQKEGQVSQQEGQVSQQEGQVSQQEGQVSQQEGHVSQQEGHVSQQVGQVSQQEGQVSQQEGQVSQQEGQVSQQEGQVSQQEGQVSQQEGHVSQQVGHVSQQEGQVSQQEGQVSQQEGQVSQQEGQVSQQEGHVSQQEGHVSQQVGQVSQQEGQVSQQEGQVSQQEGQVSQQEGQVSQQEGQVSPQEGQVSQQEGQVSPQEGQVSQQEGQVSQQEGHVSQQEGHVSQQVGQVSQQEGQVSQQEGQVSQQEGQVSQQEGQVSQQEGHVSQQVGQVSQQEGQVSPQEGQVSQQEGQVSQQEGHVSQQEGQVSQQQGQVSQQEPILVDLYSNKLC from the exons atgccgctgcagtccgtccagtacaaGATTGGACTGAGACGtcagtgtagacacagtgctc GCGGACACGACCTGTGTCCCAGGGAGGGACGACCTCTGTCCCAGCAGGaaggacaggtgtcccagcaggaaggacaggtgtcccagcaggaAGGACATGTGTCCCAGCAGGtaggacaggtgtcccagcaggaaggacaggtgtcccagcaggtAGGACAGGTGTCCCAGCTGGAAGGACAGGTGTCCCAGAAGGAAGGACAGGTATCCCAGCAGGaaggacaggtgtcccagcaggaaggacaggtgtcccagcaggaaggacaggtgtcccagcaggaAGGACATGTGTCCCAGCAGGAAGGACATGTGTCCCAGCAGGtaggacaggtgtcccagcaggaaggacaggtgtcccagcaggaAGGACAGGTATCCCAGCAGGaaggacaggtgtcccagcaggaaggacaggtgtcccagcaggaaggacaggtgtcccagcaggaAGGACATGTGTCCCAGCAGGTAGGACATGTGTCCCAGCAGGaaggacaggtgtcccagcaggaAGGACAGGTATCCCAGCAGGaaggacaggtgtcccagcaggaaggacaggtgtcccagcaggaAGGACATGTGTCCCAGCAGGAAGGACATGTGTCCCAGCAGGtaggacaggtgtcccagcaggaaggacaggtgtcccagcaggaaggacaggtgtcccagcaggaAGGACAGGTATCCCAGCAGGaaggacaggtgtcccagcaggaAGGACAGGTGTCCCCGCAGGaaggacaggtgtcccagcaggaAGGACAGGTGTCCCCGCAGGaaggacaggtgtcccagcaggaaggacaggtgtcccagcaggaAGGACATGTGTCCCAGCAGGAAGGACATGTGTCCCAGCAGGtaggacaggtgtcccagcaggaaggacaggtgtcccagcaggaaggacaggtgtcccagcaggaAGGACAGGTATCCCAGCAGGaaggacaggtgtcccagcaggaAGGACATGTGTCCCAGCAGGtaggacaggtgtcccagcaggaAGGACAGGTGTCCCCGCAGGaaggacaggtgtcccagcaggaAGGACAGGTGTCGCAGCAGGAAGGACATGTGTCCCAGCAGGaaggacaggtgtcccagcagcaaggacaggtgtcccagcaggaGCCTATACTTGTCGACCTGTATTCAAATAAACTGTGTTAA